A single Triticum dicoccoides isolate Atlit2015 ecotype Zavitan chromosome 2A, WEW_v2.0, whole genome shotgun sequence DNA region contains:
- the LOC119352696 gene encoding receptor-like protein kinase 2 yields MPLLPLLPATTAAPMRHLHLILFLPLLLNLLLFSSTSTTTAATSPNPEVAFLSSWLAASPSRPPDWAPAAASPCKWSHVACDAAGRAVVSVTFQSVHLAVPAPSGLCAALPGLVSFVVSDANLTGGVPEDLALCRRLATLDLSGNSLTGPVPASLGNLTALESLVLNTNQLSGPIPAELGGLAASLKNLLLFDNRLSGELPAELGGLRRLESLRAGGNHDLSGPIPDSFSKLSNLAVLGLADTKISGTLPPSIGNLKSLQTLSIYTTMLSGSIPPELALCANLTDVYLYENALSGALPPELGALQSLQKLLLWQNALTGPIPDSFGNLTSLVSLDLSINSISGVIPASLGRLPALQDLMLSDNNITGTIPVQLANATALVQLQLDTNEISGLIPPELGRSLTNLQVLFAWQNRLEGAIPATLASMASLQALDLSHNRFTGAVPPGLFLLRNLTKLLILSNDISGVIPPEIGKAASLVRLRLGGNRITGEIPAAVGGMKSIVFLDLGSNRLTGTVPAQLGDCSQLQMLDLSNNTLTGALPDSLAGVRGLQELDVSHNQLAGPVPESFGRLAVLSRLVLAGNALSGTIPAALGRCRALELLDLSDNRLSGSIPDELCSLAGLDIALNLSRNGLTGTIPARISQLSKLSVLDLSYNAFAGSLTPLAGLDNLVTLNVSQNNFSGYLPDTKLFRQLSASSLSGNSGLCTKGGDVCFVGVDADGRPMSVTASDDAQRAHRLKLAIALLVTATVAMVLGMIGILRARGVGVKGNGGGGSSDSEAGGGELGWPWQFTPFQKVSFSVEQVVRSLVDANIIGKGVSGVVYRVSLESGETIAVKKLWPATTAAAAAFKDAGRDSFSAEVRTLGSIRHKNIVRFLGCCWNKSTRLLMYDYMANGSLGAVLHERGGGGAQLEWDVRYRIVLGSAQGLAYLHHGCSPPIVHRDIKANNILIGLDFEAYIADFGLAKLVDEGADFGRSSNTVAGSYGYIAPEYGYMLKITEKSDVYSYGVVVLEVLTGKQPIDPTIPDGQHVVDWVRRHKGGAGVLDPALQGRSDTEVEEMLQVMGVALLCVSPVPDERPAMKDVAAMLKEIRLEREEYAKVDVLLKGGGGGCGSPAKDATSTTMPLATTKATTSTSSTPPCRQGPRSSACNSNSSSFSAVYSSSKAKSPFD; encoded by the exons ATGCCATTGTTGCCGCTGCTGCCGGCGACGACGGCAGCCCCGATGCGCCACCTCCACCTCATCCTCTTCCTCCCACTCTTACTcaacctcctcctcttctcctccacctccaccaccaccgccgccacttcCCCTAACCCAGAGGTCGCCTTCCTCTCCTCATGGCTCGCCGCGTCCCCCTCGCGCCCGCCGGACTGGGCCCCGGCCGCCGCGTCCCCGTGCAAGTGGTCGCACGTCGCCTGCGACGCCGCCGGCAGGGCGGTTGTTTCAGTGACTTTCCAGTCGGTCCACCTCGCCGTGCCGGCGCCGTCCGGCCTCTGCGCCGCGCTGCCGGGGCTCGTTAGCTTTGTTGTGTCGGATGCCAACCTGACCGGCGGCGTGCCGGAGGACCTCGCCCTGTGCCGCCGCCTCGCCACGCTTGACCTCAGCGGCAACTCCCTCACGGGCCCCGTCCCGGCGTCGCTCGGCAACCTGACGGCGCTCGAGTCGCTCGTGCTCAACACCAACCAGCTCTCCGGGCCCATCCCGGCCGAGCTCGGCGGGCTCGCGGCGtcgctgaagaacctgctgctgttCGACAAccgcctctccggcgagctccccgcGGAGCTCGGTGGGCTGCGGCGGCTCGAGTCTCTCCGCGCCGGTGGCAACCACGATCTCTCCGGCCCCATCCCCGACTCGTTTTCCAAGCTCTCCAACCTCGCCGTGCTCGGCCTCGCGGACACCAAGATCTCCGGCACGCTACCGCCGTCGATCGGCAACCTCAAGAGCCTCCAGACGCTGTCGATATACACCACCATGCTCTCCGGCTCCATCCCGCCGGAGCTCGCGTTGTGCGCCAACCTCACCGACGTGTACCTCTACGAGAACGCGCTCTCCGGCGCGCTCCCGCCGGAGCTCGGCGCGCTCCAGAGCCTCCAGAAGCTGCTGCTGTGGCAGAACGCGCTCACCGGCCCCATCCCGGACAGCTTCGGCAACCTCACCTCTCTCGTCTCGCTCGACCTCTCCATCAACTCCATCTCCGGCGTCATCCCGGCGTCGCTCGGCCGGCTGCCGGCGCTGCAGGACCTGATGCTCAGTGACAACAACATCACCGGCACCATCCCAGTGCAGCTCGCCAACGCGACGGCGCTCGTGCAGCTGCAGCTCGACACCAACGAGATCTCCGGCCTCATCCCGCCGGAGCTCGGCCGGAGCCTGACCAACCTGCAGGTGCTGTTCGCGTGGCAGAACCGCCTCGAGGGCGCCATCCCGGCCACGCTCGCGTCCATGGCGAGCCTCCAGGCTCTCGACCTCTCGCACAACCGCTTCACCGGTGCCGTGCCGCCGGGGCTCTTCTTGCTGCGCAACCTCACCAAGCTGCTAATCTTGTCCAACGATATCTCCGGCGTGATACCGCCGGAGATCGGGAAGGCGGCGAGCCTCGTGCGGCTCAGGCTCGGCGGCAACCGCATCACCGGGGAGATTCCAGCGGCCGTGGGCGGGATGAAGAGCATCGTCTTCCTCGACCTCGGCAGCAACCGCCTCACGGGCACCGTGCCCGCCCAGCTCGGCGACTGCTCGCAGCTCCAGATGCTCGACCTCAGCAACAACACGCTCACTGGAGCCTTGCCAGATTCGCTCGCCGGCGTGCGCGGCCTGCAGGAGCTCGACGTCTCACACAACCAGCTTGCCGGCCCCGTGCCAGAATCCTTCGGAAGGCTGGCGGTGCTGAGCCGTCTCGTCCTCGCCGGCAACGCGCTGTCCGGGACGATACCGGCGGCGCTCGGGCGGTGCCGCGCGCTCGAGCTGCTCGACCTAAGCGACAACCGCCTCTCCGGCAGCATCCCCGACGAGCTCTGCAGCCTCGCCGGCCTCGACATCGCCCTTAACCTCAGCCGCAATGGCCTCACAGGCACGATCCCGGCGCGGATATCGCAGCTGAGCAAGCTGTCCGTGCTCGACCTGTCCTACAACGCGTTcgccggcagcctcacgccgctcgCGGGGCTAGACAACCTCGTCACCCTCAACGTGTCGCAGAACAACTTCTCCGGGTACCTCCCGGACACGAAGCTATTCCGGCAGCTCTCGGCGTCCAGCCTCTCCGGGAACTCGGGGCTGTGCACCAAAGGCGGCGACGTGTGCTTCGTTGGTGTGGACGCCGATGGCCGGCCGATGTCGGTGACCGCTAGCGACGATGCGCAGCGCGCGCACCGGCTCAAGCTCGCCATCGCGCTGCTGGTGACCGCGACGGTGGCGATGGTGCTCGGGATGATCGGCATACTCAGAGCGCGCGGGGTGGGCGTCAAGGGCAATGGTGGTGGCGGGAGCAGCGACTCGGAGGCCGGTGGCGGggagctggggtggccctggcAGTTCACGCCGTTCCAGAAGGTGAGCTTCTCCGTGGAGCAGGTGGTGCGCAGCCTGGTCGACGCCAACATCATCGGCAAGGGCGTGTCCGGCGTGGTGTACCGCGTGAGCCTGGAATCCGGCGAGACCATCGCCGTGAAGAAGCTGTGGCCCGCCACGACGGCCGCGGCGGCCGCGTTCAAGGACGCCGGCCGGGACTCGTTCTCGGCGGAGGTGCGCACGCTGGGCTCCATCCGGCACAAGAACATCGTGCGCTTCCTCGGCTGCTGCTGGAACAAGAGCACGCGGCTGCTCATGTACGACTACATGGCCAACGGCAGCCTCGGCGCCGTGCTCCACGAGCGGGGCGGCGGTGGAGCACAGCTGGAGTGGGACGTCCGGTACCGGATCGTGCTCGGGTCGGCGCAGGGCCTCGCGTACCTGCACCACGGCTGCTCGCCGCCGATCGTCCACCGCGACATCAAGGCCAACAACATCCTCATCGGCCTTGACTTCGAGGCCTACATCGCCGACTTCGGCCTCGCCAAGCTCGTCGACGAAGGCGCCGACTTCGGCCGCTCCTCCAACACCGTCGCCGGCTCCTACGGCTACATCGCCCCCG AGTACGGGTACATGCTGAAGATCACCGAGAAGAGCGACGTGTACAGCTACGGGGTGGTGGTGCTGGAGGTGCTGACCGGGAAGCAGCCGATCGACCCGACCATCCCGGACGGGCAGCACGTGGTGGACTGGGTGCGGCGGCACAAGGGCGGCGCCGGCGTGCTGGACCCGGCGCTGCAGGGGCGATCCGACACAGAGGTGGAGGAGATGTTGCAGGTCATGGGCGTGGCCCTGCTCTGCGTCAGCCCCGTCCCCGACGAGCGGCCAGCCATGAAGGACGTCGCGGCCATGCTCAAGGAGATCCGGCTCGAGCGCGAGGAGTACGCCAAGGTCGACGTCCTGCTcaagggcggtggcggcggctgcgggtcGCCGGCCAAGGATGCCACCTCGACAACAATGCCATTGGCGACGACAAAGGCCACCACATCGACGTCGAGCACGCCGCCGTGCCGGCAGGGCCCCAGGAGCAGCGCctgcaacagcaacagcagcagcttCTCCGCCGTCTACTCTTCATCGAAGGCCAAATCGCCATTCGATTGA